Proteins from a single region of Echeneis naucrates chromosome 14, fEcheNa1.1, whole genome shotgun sequence:
- the cnga2b gene encoding cyclic nucleotide gated channel subunit alpha 2b, with amino-acid sequence MTGQAAERDRSPHSLSVKTTLEEEIERAESILSRVPSICDDTSSELQRVAALDPHGGNSRNSFQRNGAISRLVSLVVRLREWAHRSLMEEEERPDSFLERFRGPELRKAPSRISNTQPDASGNNTKGTFKKKLDLFVVSPSDNAYYRWLFVIATAVLYNFFLVVARACFDKLQVGNYICWLVLDYLSDFVYIMDICVRLRTGFLEQGLLVKDHAKLRDSYVRTLQFKLDVLSILPTDLAYISTGIHTPQLRFNRLLRFPRMFEFFDRTETRTNYPNIFRICNLVLYILVIIHWNACIYYAISKSLGFGSDTWVFPNTSRPEYASLTRSYVYCLYWSTLTLTTIGEMPAPVRDEEYLFVVFDFLVGVLIFATIVGNVGSMIANMNATRAEFQARIDAIKHYMHFRKVSRELETRVIKWFDYLWTNKKAVDEQEVLKNLPNKLRAEIAINVHLETLKKVRIFQDCEAGLLVELVLKLRPQVFSPGDYICRKGDIGKEMYIIKEGKLAVVADDGVTQYALLTAGSCFGEISILNIKGSKMGNRRTANIRSLGYSDLFCLSKDELMEAVTEYPDAKAVLEERGREILMKEGLLDENTESGGLNKEDTEEKVDRLESSLDTLQTRFGRLLSEYTHTQQRLKQRITLLERHLNQMDCGADANRESDAYAETVNDADPAGVARTKGSSLQNNVQTEDRKSPTS; translated from the exons ATGACAGGccaggcagcagagagggaccGGTCGCCCCACAGTCTGTCAGTGAAGACCACCTTGGAGGAGGAGATTGAGAGAGCTGAGAGCATCCTCAGCAG GGTGCCGTCCATCTGTGATGACACGTCCTCAGAGCTACAAAGAGTCGCTGCTCTCGATCCTCATGGAGGCAATTCCAGAAATTCTTTCCAAAGGAACGGCGCTATCTCAAG ACTGGTGAGCCTGGTGGTGAGGCTGAGAGAATGGGCACACAGGAgtctgatggaggaggaggagcggccCGACTCCTTCCTGGAGCGCTTTCGGGGCCCCGAGCTGAGAAAGGCCCCCAGTCGCATCAGCAACACGCAGCCAGATGCCAGTGGCAACAACACCAAGGGGACCTTTAA GAAAAAGCTGGATTTGTTTGTGGTCTCCCCATCCGATAACGCCTACTACCGTTGGTTATTTGTTATCGCCACCGCAGTGCTGTACAACTTCTTCCTTGTTGTCGCGAG GGCATGCTTTGACAAATTACAGGTGGGCAATTACATCTGCTGGCTGGTGTTGGACTACCTCTCTGACTTTGTGTACATCATGGACATTTGTGTCCGACTTCGCACAG GCTTCCTGGAACAAGGTTTGCTGGTGAAGGACCACGCCAAGCTCCGAGACAGTTACGTCCGTACACTGCAGTTTAAGCTGGATGTGCTGTCCATCCTGCCCACTGACCTGGCCTACATCTCCACTGGCATCCACACGCCACAGCTCAGGTTCAACCGCCTGCTGCGCTTCCCACGCATGTTTGAATTCTTTGACCGCACAGAGACACGCACCAACTACCCCAACATCTTCAGAATCTGCAACTTGGTGCTCTACATCCTGGTCATCATTCACTGGAATGCCTGCATCTACTATGCTATATCCAAGTCTTTGGGCTTTGGTTCGGACACTTGGGTGTTCCCAAACACCTCCAGGCCTGAGTACGCTTCCCTGACTCGGAGTTATGTCTACTGTCTGTACTGGTCCACTCTTACGCTCACCACAATTGGAGAGATGCCTGCGCCTGTGCGAGATGAAGAGTACCTATTTGTGGTCTTTGACTTTCTCGTTGGGGTGCTGATCTTTGCCACGATTGTGGGCAATGTTGGCTCTATGATTGCCAACATGAATGCAACCCGTGCTGAATTTCAAGCCCGGATCGATGCCATTAAACACTACATGCACTTCCGCAAAGTCAGCAGGGAACTGGAGACAAGGGTGATTAAATGGTTTGACTACCTCTGGACCAACAAGAAAGCAGTAGATGAGCAGGAGGTGTTAAAGAACTTGCCAAACAAATTGCGGGCTGAGATTGCTATTAATGTACATCTGGAGACCCTGAAGAAAGTGCGTATTTTCCAAGACTGCGAGGCGGGACTGCTGGTGGAGCTAGTGCTCAAACTACGACCGCAGGTCTTCAGTCCTGGGGACTATATCTGCAGAAAAGGGGACATAGGTAAGGAGATGTATATCATTAAGGAGGGGAAGTTGGCCGTGGTGGCTGATGACGGGGTCACACAGTACGCCCTTCTCACTGCTGGCAGCTGCTTCGGGGAAATCAGCATCCTGAACATTAAAGGTAGTAAAATGGGAAATCGTCGCACAGCCAACATCCGCAGCTTGGGCTACTCTGATCTCTTCTGCCTCTCCAAGGACGAACTGATGGAAGCAGTGACCGAGTATCCTGATGCCAAGGCTGTGCTGGAGGAGAGGGGCCGGGAGATCCTGATGAAGGAGGGCCTGTTGGATGAGAATACAGAAAGCGGCGGGCTGAATAAAgaagacacagaggaaaaagtgGACAGGCTCGAGTCCTCTCTGGACACACTTCAGACTCGCTTTGGCCGTCTGCTcagtgaatacacacacactcagcaacGACTCAAGCAGCGCATCACTCTGCTGGAGCGGCATCTGAATCAAATGGACTGTGGCGCCGACGCAAACAGAGAATCAGATGCTTATGCAGAGACAGTCAATGACGCAGACCCTGCTGGTGTGGCCCGTACAAAGGGGTCCTCACTTCAGAATAATGTgcaaacagaagacagaaagagcCCAACATCATAA
- the rraga gene encoding ras-related GTP-binding protein A has translation MSSTAMKKKVLLMGKSGSGKTSMRSIIFANYIARDTRRLGATIDVEHSHVRFLGNLVLNLWDCGGQDTFMENYFTSQRDNIFRNVEVLIYVFDVESRELEKDMHYYQSCLEAILQNSPDAKVFCLVHKMDLVQEDQRDLIFKEREEDLKRLSRPLACTCFRTSIWDETLYKAWSSIVYQLIPNVQQLETNLRNFAQIIEADEVLLFERATFLVISHYQCKEQRDAHRFEKISNIIKQFKLSCSKLAASFQSMEVRNSNFAAFIDVFTSNTYVMVIMSDPSIPSAATLINIRNARKHFEKLERVDGPKHSLHMRMR, from the exons ATGTCAAGCACAGCAATGAAGAAAAAG GTGCTACTGATGGGAAAAAGTGGGTCTGGAAAGACCAGCATGAGATCAATCATCTTTGCTAATTACATAGCTCGAGACACACGTCGCCTTGGAGCTACAA TTGATGTAGAGCACTCCCATGTACGGTTTCTTGGCAATCTGGTTCTAAACCTGTGGGACTGTGGAGG GCAAGACACATTTATGGAGAACTACTTCACCAGCCAGAGGgacaacattttcagaaatgtagaGGTGcttatttatgtatttgatGTTGAGAGTCGTGAGCTGGAGAAGGACATGCATTACTACCAGTCATGTCTGGAAGCCATCCTGCAAAACTCCCCTGATGCCAAAGTCTTCTGCCTTGTGCACAAAATGGACCTGGTACAAGAAGATCAGAGAGATTTG ATCTTTAAAGAGCGTGAAGAAGATCTGAAGAGGCTGTCCAGACCTCTGGCTTGCACATGCTTCAGGACATCGATCTGGGATGAAACCCTATATAAG GCCTGGTCGAGCATAGTGTACCAGCTCATCCCAAatgttcagcagctggagacaaaCCTGAGAAATTTCGCACAGATCATTGAGGCAGATGAAGTTCTTCTGTTTGAGAGAGCCACCTTCCTG GTGATCTCCCACTACCAGTGCAAAGAGCAGCGCGATGCTCACCGCTTTGAGAAGATCAGTAATATTATTAAACAGTTCAAGCTCAGCTGTAG TAAACTTGCAGCCTCTTTCCAAAGCATGGAAGTGAGGAACTCCAACTTTGCAGCTTTCATTGATGTCTTCACCTCCAATACATATGTCATGGTCATCATGTCCGACCCGTCCATTC CATCTGCAGCCACTCTCATCAATATCCGTAATGCTAGGAAACACTTTGAGAAGTTGGAGCGGGTGGATGGACCCAAGCACAGCCTGCACATGCGAATGCGCTAG
- the LOC115054000 gene encoding charged multivesicular body protein 1b, with the protein MPSMEKHLFNLKFAAKELQRNAKKCDKEEKVEKAKVKKAIQKGNMEVARIHAENAIRQKNQSVNFLRMSARVDAVAARVQTAVTMNQVTKSMAGVVKGMDMTLKSMNLEKISALMDKFEHQFETLDVQTAQMEDTMSSTTTLTTPQNQVDSLLHEMADEAGLDLNMELPQGQTGSVGTSVASAEQDELSQRLAKLRDQM; encoded by the exons AACATCTCTTCAACTTAAAGTTTGCTGCCAAAGAACtccaaagaaatgcaaagaaatgtgacaaagaggaaaaagtaGAGAAGGCCAAAGTCAAGAAA GCCATCCAGAAGGGGAATATGGAAGTGGCCAGGATTCATGCAGAGAATGCTATAAGACAGAAGAACCAGTCTGTCAACTTTCTCAGGATGAGCGCTCGGGTCGATGCAGTGGCAGCAAGGGTCCAAACTGCGGTTACCATGAACCAG gtcACAAAATCTATGGCTGGAGTAGTAAAAGGCATGGATATGACTCTGAAGAGTATGAATCTGGAAAAG atttctgcTCTTATGGACAAATTTGAACACCAGTTTGAAACTCTGGATGTTCAGACAGCCCAAATGGAGGACACCATGAGTAGCACAACAACACTTACAACACCACAG aatCAAGTGGATTCATTGCTCCATGAAATGGCAGATGAAGCAGG ATTGGACCTGAACATGGAACTTCCTCAAGGACAAACAGGATCAGTGGGTACCAGTGTGGCCTCTGCAGAACAG GACGAACTCTCTCAAAGACTCGCCAAACTCAGAGATCAGATGTAA